A section of the Drosophila subobscura isolate 14011-0131.10 chromosome A, UCBerk_Dsub_1.0, whole genome shotgun sequence genome encodes:
- the LOC117903185 gene encoding ubiquitin-conjugating enzyme E2 H, which translates to MSSPSAGKRRMDNDVIKLIESKHEVTILGGLNEFHVKFFGPPETPYEGGVWKVRVYLPDNYPFKSPSIGFVNKIYHPNIDESSGTVCLDVINQAWTALYDLSNIFESFLPQLLTYPNPVDPLNRDAAALYLHEPEEYHRKVADYVQRYATEDALRAAQQERESSDSESSMSDYSEDEARDMEL; encoded by the coding sequence ATGTCGTCGCCCAGTGCTGGAAAACGTCGCATGGACAATGACGTGATCAAATTGATTGAATCAAAACACGAGGTCACCATTCTTGGGGGCCTCAACGAGTTCCATGTGAAATTCTTCGGTCCGCCGGAGACACCCTACGAGGGCGGCGTGTGGAAGGTTCGCGTCTATCTGCCCGACAACTATCCCTTCAAGTCGCCGAGCATTGGGTTCGTGAACAAAATCTACCATCCGAACATTGACGAATCGTCTGGGACGGTCTGCCTCGATGTGATCAATCAGGCCTGGACGGCCCTGTACGACCTATCGAACATATTCGAGTCGTTTTTGCCGCAGCTGCTCACATATCCGAATCCGGTGGATCCGCTCAATCGGGATGCCGCCGCCCTGTACCTGCACGAGCCGGAAGAGTACCACCGCAAGGTGGCCGACTATGTGCAACGCTATGCCACCGAGGATGCGCTGCGGGCGGCGCAAcaggagcgagagagcagcgacagcgagtcGAGCATGTCCGACTACAGTGAGGATGAGGCCAGGGACATGGAGTTATAA